In the genome of Triticum urartu cultivar G1812 chromosome 5, Tu2.1, whole genome shotgun sequence, one region contains:
- the LOC125510281 gene encoding PRKR-interacting protein 1 homolog, with translation MSDPGKDGNMQQLVPMAPPPARASGGELVAKAAVGDSGKQLVLVEGGGKSSGGVKLREDVEDIEVKLKRIMDNVPVRASNTSGSSAGSGSGDFHQYRQMRRREQDRITRMETDYEKRKQVAEFNLRREERLKAAEERTSKKRLKRQKKKQRKNEKRAKPSGGGEEPNSEAVPKQVEESDDDDEGSDYEGDDKFKQCK, from the exons ATGTCAGATCCTGGTAAGGATGGCAATATGCAGCAGCTAGTCCCAATGGCACCACCACCGGCAAGGGCTTCTGGTGGTGAACTAGTGGCAAAGGCTGCTGTTGGTGACAGTGGAAAGCAGCTGGTGCTGGTGGAGGGTGGAGGAAAGAGCTCGGGAGGGGTCAAGCTACGGGAGGATGTGGAGGACATAGAGGTGAAGCTGAAGCGCATCATGGACAATGTCCCTGTCCGTGCCAGCAACACCTCTGGGTCCTCTGCTGGTTCTGGCTCTGGCGACTTCCACCAG TATCGGCAAATGAGGAGAAGGGAACAGGACCGAATAACGAGGATGGAGACTGATTACGAAAAGAGGAAGCAGGTCGCCGAGTTCAATCTGCGGAGGGAGGAAAGGCTAAAAGCAGCCGAGGAGCGTACATCCAAGAAGCGCCTGAAGCGCCAAAAGAAGAAGCAGCGTAAGAATGAAAAGCGGGCCAAACCAAGCGGCGGTGGCGAGGAACCCAATAGCGAAGCAGTGCCTAAGCAGGTGGAGGAGTCAGACGATGACGATGAGGGTTCGGATTACGAGGGCGACGACAAGTTTAAGCAATGCAAATGA